The Chloroflexia bacterium SDU3-3 genome has a segment encoding these proteins:
- a CDS encoding sigma-70 family RNA polymerase sigma factor — MEDLSSDSAEAAPHEPSLDSVQHYLTEIGRVSLLNAAEEIELAERIERGKAAAKRLEEEQSLSLQLHMALQRDILDGEDARRHLIQANLRLVVSIAKKYVGRGLSLLDLIQEGNIGLMRAVEKFDYHKGNRFSTYATWWIRQAVTRAIAEQGRTIRLPVHMSESVGQVKRTSERLSQALERQPTAEEIATALGQTPDRIERVLEASRRPVSLETPVGEDGEHTLGDFIQDDEQTTPAEFASRQLLRRDLASALDHLSDRERRIIDLRYGLQDGQRRTLEEVGRVLGMTRERARQIEAEALRRLRMPEIGQHLRDYLE, encoded by the coding sequence ATGGAAGACCTCTCGTCCGACTCTGCCGAGGCCGCGCCCCACGAGCCGAGCCTCGACTCGGTGCAGCACTACCTCACCGAGATCGGGCGGGTCTCGCTGCTGAACGCCGCCGAGGAGATCGAGCTGGCCGAGCGCATCGAGCGCGGCAAGGCCGCAGCCAAGCGCCTAGAGGAGGAGCAGAGCCTCAGCCTCCAGCTCCACATGGCGCTTCAGCGCGATATCCTAGACGGTGAAGACGCACGGCGGCACCTCATCCAGGCCAATCTGCGCCTGGTGGTGAGCATCGCCAAGAAGTACGTAGGGCGCGGGCTGTCGCTGCTCGACCTGATCCAGGAGGGCAACATCGGCCTGATGCGTGCGGTTGAGAAGTTCGACTACCACAAAGGCAACCGCTTCTCCACCTACGCCACCTGGTGGATCCGGCAGGCCGTCACCCGCGCGATCGCCGAGCAGGGGCGCACCATCCGCCTGCCCGTACACATGTCCGAGTCAGTCGGCCAGGTGAAGCGCACCTCCGAGCGGCTCTCGCAGGCGCTAGAGCGCCAGCCCACCGCCGAGGAGATCGCCACGGCGCTGGGGCAGACACCCGACCGCATCGAGCGCGTGCTTGAGGCGTCGCGCCGCCCAGTCTCGCTGGAGACCCCGGTGGGCGAGGATGGCGAGCACACCCTGGGCGATTTCATCCAGGATGATGAGCAGACCACGCCCGCCGAGTTCGCGTCGCGCCAGCTGCTGCGCCGCGACCTGGCCAGTGCGCTCGACCACCTGAGCGACCGCGAGCGCCGCATCATCGACCTGCGCTACGGGCTGCAGGATGGCCAGCGCCGCACGCTAGAGGAGGTGGGCCGCGTGCTGGGGATGACCCGCGAGCGCGCCCGCCAGATCGAGGC
- a CDS encoding ABC transporter substrate-binding protein — protein MRWRVFPLMVAMAVLAACGSTATGAATALPSAPAATAGALTPVTIAMPYVPNVQFAHFYVAVAKGYYAAEGLDVSFDYKYETDSIQRVAQGTAQFGMAGGDMVLLARAQGLPIVTVATNSQRFATVFYSKADQKIVKPEDLRGKSVGIPGRFGAAYVGLQALLYATKIPESDLNIQEVGFNQVAALSEDKVQVASGYGNNEPIQLQQAGLDLNVIKVSDYFPLASDGIITSEKLISEQPELVRGFLKATLHGMQDAISDPSGAFAASLDFIPELKGADAAGQKLQQRVLDATIGYWQSDATVAHGLGYTESTSWQATATFLRDSGILKTDVALDKAYTNDFLPK, from the coding sequence ATGCGATGGCGGGTATTTCCTCTGATGGTGGCGATGGCGGTGCTGGCGGCATGCGGGTCTACCGCCACAGGTGCGGCGACGGCGCTGCCTAGCGCGCCTGCGGCCACGGCTGGCGCGCTGACGCCGGTGACGATTGCGATGCCCTATGTGCCGAATGTGCAGTTTGCCCACTTCTACGTGGCGGTGGCCAAGGGCTACTATGCCGCCGAAGGGCTGGATGTGAGCTTCGACTATAAGTATGAGACCGACTCGATCCAGCGGGTGGCGCAGGGCACGGCGCAGTTTGGCATGGCGGGCGGCGACATGGTGCTGCTGGCCCGCGCGCAGGGCCTGCCGATCGTGACGGTGGCGACCAACAGCCAGCGCTTTGCGACGGTGTTCTACAGCAAGGCCGACCAGAAGATTGTGAAGCCCGAGGATCTGAGGGGCAAGTCGGTGGGTATTCCAGGGCGCTTTGGGGCGGCGTATGTGGGTCTGCAGGCCCTGCTGTACGCCACCAAGATCCCCGAGAGCGACCTGAACATCCAGGAGGTTGGGTTCAACCAGGTGGCCGCGCTAAGCGAGGACAAGGTGCAGGTGGCCAGCGGCTACGGCAACAACGAGCCGATCCAGCTGCAGCAGGCCGGGCTCGATCTGAATGTGATCAAGGTGTCCGACTACTTCCCGCTGGCCTCGGATGGGATCATCACCAGCGAGAAGCTGATCAGCGAGCAGCCGGAGCTGGTGCGTGGCTTCCTGAAGGCCACGCTGCACGGTATGCAGGATGCGATCAGCGACCCCAGCGGGGCGTTTGCCGCCAGCCTGGATTTTATCCCCGAGCTGAAGGGCGCGGATGCGGCGGGCCAAAAGCTGCAGCAGCGCGTGCTGGATGCCACGATCGGCTACTGGCAGAGCGATGCGACCGTGGCCCACGGCCTGGGCTACACCGAGAGCACCAGCTGGCAGGCGACCGCCACCTTCCTGCGCGACAGCGGGATTCTGAAGACCGATGTGGCACTTGATAAAGCCTATACCAATGACTTTTTGCCCAAGTAG
- a CDS encoding pyrimidine 5'-nucleotidase, with protein sequence MTISHILFDLDNTLYPSTSGIMPMFDVRIAEYVRNFLHLDEEEAQKVRESYFSTYGTTLRGLQLNYGDMVDVEDYLHYIHDMEISAFLALDAELDTRLGGIVTPKSIFTNSPIEHAQRVLKALGIERHFAQIFDLRYHGFDAKPSLSAYERVVAALGVPPSELAFVEDTPQNLVPAHQLGMTTILLSDEPSAPDHPLADYVVPDILAALGVLKELEG encoded by the coding sequence ATGACAATCTCACATATTCTATTCGATCTTGATAATACGCTCTATCCGAGCACTTCTGGCATCATGCCGATGTTTGATGTGCGAATCGCTGAGTATGTGCGAAATTTCCTGCATCTGGATGAGGAAGAGGCGCAGAAGGTCCGCGAGAGCTACTTTAGCACCTATGGCACGACGCTGCGCGGTCTGCAGCTGAACTATGGCGATATGGTGGATGTTGAGGACTATCTGCACTACATCCATGATATGGAGATCAGTGCTTTTCTAGCGCTGGATGCCGAGCTAGACACGCGGCTGGGCGGCATCGTCACGCCGAAGTCGATCTTCACCAACTCGCCGATCGAGCACGCCCAGCGGGTGCTGAAGGCGCTGGGTATCGAGCGGCACTTTGCGCAGATCTTCGACCTGCGCTACCACGGCTTCGACGCCAAGCCCAGCCTCTCGGCGTACGAGCGGGTGGTGGCGGCTCTGGGTGTGCCGCCCAGCGAGCTGGCGTTTGTGGAGGACACGCCGCAGAATTTAGTGCCCGCGCACCAGCTGGGGATGACGACTATTCTGCTGAGCGATGAGCCGAGCGCCCCCGACCACCCGCTGGCCGACTATGTGGTGCCCGACATCCTGGCGGCGCTGGGCGTGCTGAAGGAGCTGGAGGGCTAG
- a CDS encoding aldo/keto reductase → MPMRSFGPSSIQVTPICIGCAPLGSMPEVFGYGVSEQDAIATLDAAFDSPINFLDTAAAYGDGESERRIGLAIQRRGGLPQGVVVATKADRDLHTGDFSGEQMRRSIERSQRLLGMEFLPIVYLHDPENTSYEEIMKTGGAAETLLRLKEQGAIGIVGMAGGPVDLMARYIETGMFEALITHNRYTLLNRSADELLTMAAQRGMAVLNAAPYGSGILAKGPSAYPRYAYQQAEGQVIQRAFTIEGVCKRYAVPLAAAALQFSLRDPRITSTVIGMTKPERIQQTVELASHPIPQELWDELASLPFDTADPQG, encoded by the coding sequence CTGCCGATGCGCAGCTTCGGCCCATCCTCCATCCAGGTCACGCCCATCTGCATCGGCTGCGCCCCGCTGGGCAGCATGCCCGAGGTCTTCGGCTACGGCGTCAGCGAGCAGGATGCCATCGCCACGCTCGACGCCGCCTTCGACAGCCCGATCAACTTCCTCGACACGGCGGCGGCCTACGGCGATGGCGAGAGCGAGCGCCGCATCGGGCTGGCCATCCAGCGGCGCGGCGGCCTGCCCCAGGGCGTGGTAGTGGCCACCAAGGCCGACCGCGACCTGCACACCGGCGACTTCAGCGGCGAGCAGATGCGCCGATCGATCGAGCGCAGCCAGCGCCTGCTGGGCATGGAGTTCCTGCCTATCGTCTACCTGCACGATCCCGAGAACACCTCCTACGAGGAAATCATGAAAACCGGCGGGGCCGCCGAGACCCTGCTGCGACTGAAAGAGCAGGGCGCGATCGGCATCGTTGGGATGGCGGGAGGCCCCGTCGATCTGATGGCGCGCTACATCGAGACCGGCATGTTCGAGGCCCTGATCACCCACAACCGCTACACCTTGCTCAACCGCTCCGCCGACGAGCTGCTGACCATGGCCGCCCAGCGCGGCATGGCCGTGCTGAACGCCGCGCCCTACGGCTCGGGCATCCTCGCCAAGGGCCCCTCGGCCTACCCGCGCTACGCCTACCAGCAGGCCGAGGGACAGGTCATCCAGCGCGCCTTCACTATCGAGGGCGTCTGCAAGCGCTACGCCGTACCCCTGGCCGCCGCCGCGCTCCAGTTCTCGCTGCGCGACCCGCGCATCACCTCAACCGTGATCGGTATGACCAAGCCCGAGCGCATCCAGCAGACCGTGGAGCTTGCCAGCCACCCCATCCCCCAAGAGCTGTGGGATGAGCTGGCCAGCCTGCCTTTCGATACCGCCGACCCGCAGGGCTAG
- a CDS encoding ABC transporter permease: MRGQVLTYSRSSAQKLGRAGDAARNVPYGVWALLSLLVVLGLWRGLVLWQDYPAFILPTPEAVLQRWLMEMQRGTLLGHTMWTLGESLGGFGLALAVSLVLGYVLAHAPRLERILAPQIAATQAVPIVAIAPLIILWIGADIRSKTLIAALVTFFPILSSTIVALRSVPREVIEAAKLDGASRWELLRAVELPLALPGIFAGVKAGLALATTGAVVGEFVGGSTGLGALINIARGLFDTPLMFAALLTLALLTMLYYLAAALAERLLIRWEP, encoded by the coding sequence ATGCGTGGCCAGGTGCTGACCTATAGCCGGAGTTCGGCGCAGAAGCTGGGGCGGGCGGGCGATGCCGCGCGCAATGTGCCCTATGGGGTGTGGGCGCTGCTGTCGCTGCTGGTGGTGCTGGGGCTGTGGCGCGGGCTGGTGCTCTGGCAGGATTACCCCGCGTTTATCCTGCCCACGCCCGAGGCGGTGCTGCAGCGCTGGCTGATGGAGATGCAGCGCGGCACGCTGCTGGGCCACACCATGTGGACGCTGGGCGAGTCGCTGGGCGGCTTTGGGCTGGCGCTGGCGGTGAGCCTGGTGCTGGGCTATGTGCTGGCCCACGCGCCCCGGCTGGAGCGCATCCTGGCACCGCAGATCGCCGCCACTCAGGCCGTGCCGATCGTGGCGATCGCGCCGCTGATCATCCTCTGGATCGGCGCGGATATCCGCTCGAAGACCTTGATCGCGGCGCTCGTCACCTTCTTTCCCATTCTCAGCAGCACGATCGTGGCCCTGCGCAGCGTGCCTCGCGAGGTGATCGAGGCCGCCAAGCTGGATGGTGCGAGCCGCTGGGAGCTGCTGCGCGCGGTGGAGCTGCCGCTGGCGCTGCCGGGCATCTTCGCAGGGGTGAAGGCAGGCCTGGCGCTGGCCACCACCGGCGCGGTGGTGGGCGAGTTCGTGGGCGGCAGCACTGGCCTGGGCGCGCTGATCAACATCGCGCGCGGCCTGTTTGACACGCCGCTGATGTTTGCCGCGCTGCTGACGTTGGCGCTGCTGACCATGCTCTACTACCTGGCGGCGGCCCTGGCCGAGCGCCTGCTGATCCGCTGGGAGCCGTAG